In Trichoplusia ni isolate ovarian cell line Hi5 chromosome 17, tn1, whole genome shotgun sequence, the DNA window agataattgaaaagtatgagacacgtattttttcctttttcagaaaaactagaattgacaaagattaactgctttaaagtttaggagagggggcttgtgacgtaacgatgtGGTAacatttatactcaatcgtgacgtcatgcgtaagtttcattcactgtaatttggtcaatttatgtttgcgggacaaattaaaaaatacgtatccattattatacaaaaaactacaagacggactgcaaaaaaattgtcatcatccctattattttagttactttgTAATTGGCTTTACTACATTGACGTGGCTAACcttttatcaataaatgttttaatttatgaaaaagcatttttaaaataaataactaagacAGTCtgacatttacaatatttttacaattcatttattacaacacctacctaaaaatatcactttattgttgttaaatggaaaaaatatatatttttaacaagggacagttacaggctggtgttattaacagcttcggtaatggcgccccaccgtggggcagctcacaagcgtggtgatcaatgctcgttctctgtatgagaggcctgcagtgggacagttacaggctggtgttattaacagcttcggtaatggcgccccaccgtggggcagctcacaagcgtggtgatcaatgctcgttctctgtatgagaggcctgcagtgggacagttacaggctggtgttattaacagcttcggtaatggcgccccaccgtggggcagctcacaagcgtggtgatcaatgctcgttctctgtatgaaaggcctgcagtgggacagttacaggctggtgttattaacagcttcggtaatggcgccccaccgtggggcagctcacaagcgtggtgatcaatgctcgttctctgtatgagaggcctgcagtgggacagttacaggctggtgttattaacagcttcggtaatggcgccccaccgtggggcagctcacaagcgtggtgatcaatgctcgttctctgtatgagaggcctgcagtgggacagttacaggctggtgttattaacagcttcggtaatggcgccccaccgtggggcagctcacaagcgtggtgatcaatgctcgttctctgtatgagaggcctgcagtgggacagttacaggctggtgttattaacagcttcggtaatggcgccccaccgtggggcagctcacaagcgtggtgattaatgctcgttctctgtatgagaggcctgcagtgagacagttacaggctggtgttattaacagcttcggtaatggcgccccaccgtggggcagctcacaagcgtggtgatcaatgctcgttctctgtatgagaggcctgcagtgggacagttacaggctggtgttattaacagcttcggtaatggcgccccaccgtggggcagctcacaaccgtggtgatcaatgctcgttctctgtatgagaggcctgcagtgggacagttacaggctgctgttattaacagcttcggtaatggcgccccaccgtggggcagctcacaagcgtggtgatcaatgctttcTCTGTaagagaggcctgcagtgggacagttacaggctggtgttataaaatatattttgtccaCTTAACAAAATGAACTGGCACATATAGTTATTAAACTAATCgtatagtttttttaacaataaatagtaattatttggcatcaaaatattattaaaaatatcactttttttCGCACTGATCTCAAAGAATTACATTACTGATTTCACTtagtaattaagttaattattcaACCATagttttacataacattttcaaCCGAAAAAGTCTAAACAATAGGAACTTttgaaaaatctgttaaaaaaatagatatataaaatCAATAGCATCATTAAGTATCTTTGAAAAGCAAATTTGTCGCAAAATTGCTATTATAAAACAAGCAATTTGTAATAAGTTCTCGCGAATATGCAGAATAATTGCTAACATTTTGCTATGGCTCTGCTTTCAAAAGATACTTAAAGAGCTGACATCAAAAACATgtcttcaaattaattataacatttgaataattaattatacattccAAAATAACTGAATTGATTTCTGAATCACTCAAAGGCAGTCAAGAAATTTTGCTGTCGCTAAATAAGAATCAAAAGTTAAACAATTATATGACTCATCTTATATCGAGATGGTTAAGGTGTTCTGATGCTCCTTTTTCACCTTAAAGTGGCAAACAGCGTGAGACTTAACGGTGACTTCCAATTTAAGTTGTGTTTGAGTGATTTTTATaagggttccgtatccaaagggtaagAAAGGAAGGTGACAAATAGACGTTCCAAATTTacacagatgatgtttttcaTTATCTTTGTCATACGGAACCCTAAGTGTCGGAATTCCGACTTacacttgaccagttttgtattttaagttctAGTTTAAAACACCGGCTGTATACACCACCACAACATAcctaaaaatacacaacaacagaaaaattcaaatgtatgtgaatgacattcctcttccacaagtgacgtgactttgacttgtcagttcaatacatttgagtgattcgtcagagTTAGCAAGGAGACATGTAACTTAAAAGATGTTTCtagtaaatgataataatataaaaatcagtGCGACATGAAAAAATGGGCTATCTAAAATTAAGttcacatttttcaatttgatttaaaactttacCTATTCTTTCTAATAAGATTTTCGAGTTCTTTTCAGGGAGTGACGGCAAAATATCCCTTATTATCACTGAATTCTTCTTATGAAACATATCACTTAACAAACTACCCACCGATTTTGAGTTAAACAGTCTTTTTAAAGCTTTCACTGTAGTCTTTCTGAAAACACAGAGATTGTCTAGCATTAAACTGTGATACACGTTATATTTCTTCAAAAGTCTGTACCCGTGTAATAACCCCGATTCGttgtctaaaaatattaaaagtccACTATCCATTTTTTTAGCTAGATTATGTGCGGGCCCATCCATTATGTTAATATTCCATTGAAAATTGAATAGATTGTTCACAATGCGATCCAAATTTGCCGTTAAGTAATCGAAGATGATCAAATCTGACCATTGGGCTAATTCTAGAAacctttcaattgttttcttgtttaatttaactTCTATATGACTGAAGTTGGCTTTTTCCTCTTTGATCTTAAGACCTTTAACTCTTAGTTTGTCTATAAGAATCTGTTTATTAATCTCCGTCTCATTTTCTTTTAAGGACATTTTTAggatatcaaatttatttaaatgtctgttCGTTGGGCGGAATATATCGGGAATCGAAGCGGATTCTAAACTTGGTATATATTGAGTTATGACCACAGCTCTGTTTGATCCCCATTGCGCGCTGGCGATGTCATTGGCCACATTCTTCCAAAGTTTATCCTTCAAATCAACAATTCTGACTACTGATGGAGCTAAATTTGTTAGATTCAGCAACCTGCCGACATAGAAACTGAATATCTCGCCTTGAATTTGATCAGTATTTTGTCTGTATCTGACACAAGCTTGTAGGCCATCTTTGAAGGTGATCAGTCTGTTTTGCATCCGGCCACAGCCAGCCTCCATTTTAACTACTTCACTATCTTCTATATATTTCTCCCAGATTTCAGCGGAATTGTCACCGTAACCTTGGGGCATGGAGTCTTCAATTTGCGGACCCCAATATACATTGTCATATAAAACAGTTGAATGGTCTGGTACAAACGTTTTgtttataactatattattatgatgtctGCTATCACTTGTTGTATCCTTTAAAATATCTTTCATAACTTCAGTGAGTCCTTTCGGGTATATAtctttgttatatttgttttctaaaCCAGTGAAGGATACAGCTGAAAATCTATTTTGTTCAGTCTTAATTTCAGCTTTGTCtagtttcatattttgtttgtatggtTGTCTGTCGGTAGCTATAGGTCTGTCTTCATATTGACCGCTCATTAAAATAATGCCAATTGCTAAACCGAAaatgaaacttattataacgCTTACGAAACAGTAGGTTACTCCATCTTTTCTCGTACTTTTATTACTATAATCGTTGTAGATTACATAAGGTCTATGTATGAGATCTATGGCCATATTTCCTTTGTCTATGCTTCTCTCTTTCATATCTTTCAATGTTGGTATTCTTTCACTAAAAGGGGGTTGGGTTGCTTCTTTTATAGCCGCCATCTTGGATCtatcttcttttcttttctattctgACGTTGTCATGTTTCTTGGAGtttctgtaacaaaagaaaataatttaatagcattttcataataaatataggtGTTTACAAatatcaatgctcgttctctgtttaagaggcctgcagtgggacagttacagggtGGTGTTATTAAAAGCTTCGgcaatggcgccccaccgtggggcagctcacaagcgtggtgatcaatgctcgttctctgtatgagaggcctgcagtgggacagttacaggctggtgttattaacagctttggtaatggcgccccaccgtggggcagctcacaagcgtggtgatcaatgctcgttctctgtatgagaggcctgcagtgggacagttacaggctggtgttatacAGAGCGtctcataaaataattcaattagtttttgtattaataagaGTTGTTAATACCGCCACGGGACATCTTtgttatgatatttataaatattcattgaatttTAATCGTTTGTTCAATACAGCTGTCTTTCTTGCAAGACTGCTTTTATAATAGGACGTTCTATACATGACCCTGACAGACCCAAAGGTTTACCTATGGTAATCTGATAGACGTTTTTGGGGTACTTTAACCAAGGAGTAAAACGGATCCTTATTTGAAACAGAACTACCTGACCGTTCGTTTATCATCGACcttatatctcatgaactgttaaAATtctcagatgatgtatttctgttgccgctataacaaaaaacagtaaaataaagatcgaggttaagctacgtggccacagtcataaatttgatgggaagccatttttttttattagttcttttatttcattagtcACCTCAGTGTTGaaaatccgactcgcacttttttcttgtttatataACCTGCTtttgatcccactgctgggcaaagcaCTCGCACTTGCCCGTTCTTTTATTGTAACGTCAGTATTGGACAGAATTTTTTGATCTGTACTTTGTCTTactattttaacttaaataagaacaatcagaaatgaggagatccgtagacgaacgaaagtcgccgatatagcccgtaggattggcaagctgaagtggcaatgggcgggccacatagcgcgaagatcggacggccgatggggcagaaaagttctggagtggagaccacgtaccaccaagcgcagcgtgggacgcctgccagatggaccgacgacctggtgaaaaccgctgggtcccgttggatgcaggtggcaacgaaccggtcgcgctggagaaattatggagaggcctatgtccagcagtggactgctataggctgagatgatgatgaagaacaatcataaacaaagaaaaatcctAAGTAGTATTTATTGTGTATTAATGACTTAGTATAACCAATCAatcatattaacaaaataaaatatttacactatgTCTTGTTGTCTACCTACAACGTAATCGTACAAGCCGTCTAACGGTcactcaaaattgagttacattTGAGtagcattttaaaatagtatattcCCATGACATTCCTAAATCAGTAAGGGACCCAAggcataaacaaataaataaagcacCCTTTTTGTATGGGGACCAACATCGAAGAATTTTTTTGTGTCCTTTTTTTACCGTTCTCACAAATTAGGGATCCTTagcgttttttttatgattaaattaatttgttacacCTTGTTTTGATTTTACGGTAGACAGGGTTTTGTAAATAGTAATTATGGTTGTTCTAATTGTaggttgtttaaaataatttgtctaCTTTGAGTTGGTAatgtacaagtttttttttcgggcTGAGCGGGGTCGTGATATTTAGGGTGACGTAAAAAATACGCTTAAGAATATAATTtgtcttaaatttatttgtcacccattaaatgtatgaccgtaaaatccgttgcttaacctcgacccatatttttagtatttgcgATTATTGCGGCAACAAAAACACATCTGTGAATATTTGAACAGTCTAGCTcaatggtttatgagatacagcctgttgacagaCGGACACACAACGATACCTCAATAATActccttttctttctttttttacttttatggtACAGAACCTTAAGAAAGATaggttttgataatatttaaccAAGAAATAATCTATACAATTGACTATTCCCATCCTTGCCCCTACTTCAATCATAATATGacagttttaataacaaataaccataaaaaataacaacctCTTTTTGTGTGATCggttaaaaagataatttattactgTGACACGGTGTTCGGTCGTAGGCGGATGtcacaaaacattattattgtatataCGGAACCCGGAACGTTCTAAAATAATATgagtgtttctttttttttata includes these proteins:
- the LOC113502496 gene encoding extracellular serine/threonine protein kinase four-jointed; the encoded protein is MAAIKEATQPPFSERIPTLKDMKERSIDKGNMAIDLIHRPYVIYNDYSNKSTRKDGVTYCFVSVIISFIFGLAIGIILMSGQYEDRPIATDRQPYKQNMKLDKAEIKTEQNRFSAVSFTGLENKYNKDIYPKGLTEVMKDILKDTTSDSRHHNNIVINKTFVPDHSTVLYDNVYWGPQIEDSMPQGYGDNSAEIWEKYIEDSEVVKMEAGCGRMQNRLITFKDGLQACVRYRQNTDQIQGEIFSFYVGRLLNLTNLAPSVVRIVDLKDKLWKNVANDIASAQWGSNRAVVITQYIPSLESASIPDIFRPTNRHLNKFDILKMSLKENETEINKQILIDKLRVKGLKIKEEKANFSHIEVKLNKKTIERFLELAQWSDLIIFDYLTANLDRIVNNLFNFQWNINIMDGPAHNLAKKMDSGLLIFLDNESGLLHGYRLLKKYNVYHSLMLDNLCVFRKTTVKALKRLFNSKSVGSLLSDMFHKKNSVIIRDILPSLPEKNSKILLERIGKVLNQIEKCELNFR